The stretch of DNA AATTCATGCGCGGCCAATCGTTCATCGTGCCTGCGGCCATGGGCGACTTTATAATCAAGAATTCTTCGAACCGCGCAGTCCTTATAGAGACGTCCGCGGTCAGATGACGGAAGCCGCTTTGCGCGGCAGGAGGGGACAGATGAAGGTTATGAACAACATTTACGCGATAATCCTGGCCGGCGGCGAGGGGACTCGTTTCGTGCCGTACAGCACGCCCGAGATGCCCAAGCAGTTTCTGCACATCACGGACAGCGGCCGCACGATGATCCAGCAGACTTACGATCGCATCCGCAGGTTCGTGCCCGCCGACCGTTGCTTCGTATCCACGAACGAGAAGTACCGCGCCCTCGTCCGGAAGCAGCTCCCCGATGTCCCGAATGAGAACATCATAGCCGAGCCGCGCAAGAAGAACACCGCGCCGGCCATCGCGCTCGCGTGCCACCTGATACACAGGCGCGACCCCGATGCGGTGACCCTCTTCACGCCGGCGGACCACTACATCGCCGATGACGGCGGCGCAGCCGACGCGTTCAGAAAGGCGGCGGAGCTTGCTGCGAACGGCGACACCCTGGTCACATTCGGCATATTGCCGACGTTTCCCTCTCCCGATTACGGTTACATAAAGGTGGGGGGCAGCTTCGGCTCGACCGGCGCCTTCATCGTCTCCAAGTTCGTGGAAAAGCCGGACGTCGAGACGGCGAAGAAATACATAGGGGAGGGGAAATACCACTGGAACAGCGGGATGTTCGTCTGGAAGGCCGCCACCCTGATCGAATCGCTTAAGAAGCACATGCCTAAGATGGCGGCGCAGCTTGAGACCCTGAAGACCGATGCGCAGGGCGGGGCAGAACCTGAGTGGGTTCGCAAATTTTTCGACGAGGTAGAGGGCACGTCCATCGACTACGGCGTGATGGAGAAGGCCGCCAACGTCACCGTTTTCCCGTTCTCGGTGGCATGGTCCGACGTCGGCACCTGGAAGGGGCTCGCTGACCTGGCAAAGCGGTTCAGGATAGCTCTGCCGGAAGTGGTGTGCACACACCTGAAGGAAAAGATCGGGTCCTAGAGTTTCATCCCAACGTTTGTCAGGAGTTTCCTGGTCATGTTATCCCAGGTAAAGTGGGGGATCGTGATATCGTAGGCTGTGCGTGCGATCTTATCGCGGCGATCCTTGTCGTTGAGAAGGGCCTTCAGCGCGTAGGCAAAGCCCTCCGTATTTCCGGCCGGAACAATCACTCCTCCTTTGCCCCATCTCACCTTCACCGATCCCTCGCTCGTGGTGATTGTCTCGTCCTCTCCTTCTTTGGCGAGGAACTCGACTGCGAACGGTATGAGGCTGGATGATATGGTCGGTTTTCTGCATGCCGCCGCTTCCTGCACGGACATGCCGAACCCCTCCATCTCCGACGGGGAGAGGTAGACCGTGGAGATCGCGTAGAGCTGCGACATGAGATCGTCCGGGACCATCCCCACGTAGACCACGTCCTCGCGTATGCCGAGGGAATTCGCCAGCGCGTCGAGCTCGGGGTAGATCTCCTTTGCCTTCTGGTTGATCCGAAGCAGCAGCATCAAGTTCGGGTCGCCCTTGAGCGCCGCGGCAAAGGCCTTGAGCACGATGTCCTTCCGCTTGGTGCGGTCGGTGCGGCTCATCTCCAATATGCAGCGTCTGCCCCTGGCCTTGGAGCCGGTCTTCGGGTCGGTGTCGCGCAGGAAGTCGTAGATGCCGCTGCACCCGGAGATGTCGTCGATCGGGCGGATCATGTCGGTGTCGATGCAGGGGGGGAGGAAGAGCTCAGGCGGGCGGTCGTAGTTCTTCGCCAGGTGCATGGTGATGTCGCCGGATGTGGAGGCGACCGCGTCGGCCTTTGCGATCACCTCTCGCTCGAATGCGATGCGCTCGTCGAAACGGAGCGGCGCAACGACCTCGGCGGGTTTGCCCTTGAAGTTCTCGCGCTTGAGGGTCCCGACCGAGTGGGGTACCCAGATGTGCTTCGCCTTGAGGGAAAGCTTCTCCCTCAGTATCTGCGCGAGCAGCGCGCCGTCCCAGTAGTGCGATATGATGAGATCCACAGGGATGAGCTCGGCCGCCATCAGGTGCTGCGCGAAGTCGACCTCCTCGGAGATGATCTCGCGCGTGAGATCTTCCTTCCTGATGAAGCCGCTTCCGCCGCCTTCAAGGTATACTATCCGGGAATGGGCGTCCTTGTAACGGCTGCCGGTCTGGGGTCTGCCGCTCACCGGGTCGGGATATCCGCCGCGGTTGTACGTGGTCACCCTGTAGCCCAGGCGGACCAGCGCGTCGGAGAGCGAGCGCACGTACTGGTTCTGGCCGCCTGTGTCCGTGAGCCCGGAGCGTATCTCCCATGTGTGCGTGCCGTGGTTCGTGACCATCAGTATGTGGGGACGTTTTGACTGCAGGAATTCTCTTTGGAGGTCTTTGCCGTCCATCGTCTCTCCCTTTCGTTTTGGTGCGGAGCGCTAGGATTTCTTCTTCTTGCTGTTGTGGTATCTTTCGAGTTGAGGCGCCCTTCGGTTCCATGTCAGCATGAAACAGAACCCGCCCAGGATAGAAGCTATTATGAAGAAGATGAATCCGCCGTTCCAGCCCCATTTGTCCGCAATAAGACCGGTGCCGACGCCCGCCAGCGCGCTGCCGAGATAGCCGAACGCCCCAGTGAGCCCTGTTGCGGTGGCGGCCGCCTTCTTGGATGCGAAATCAGCTGCCGCGACCGGCACGAGGAGTTGAGGCCCATATACGAGCACGCCGGAGGCTATCAGGACTGCCGCTTCAAGGATATGGCTGTTGTTGGGTATGAGCCACAGGAGCGATATCGATCCTGCCAGCAGGAACATGCTGACGGTGGCGAGAGGGCCGCGGCGGCCCTTGAAGAAGAAGTCCGAGGCCCAGCCCATTCCTATCGCGCCTCCGATGCCTGCGAGTTCGAAGGCCGCAGTCTTGATCCCCGCAGCTGCCAGCGTTGAGCCTCTGGCCTCCACTAGGAATGTCGGCGCCCAATCCATTATGCCTATGCGGACGATGTAGACGAAAATATTTGCGACGGCGATCGTCCAGATGAGCCTGTTGTTGAGCACGTGTTTGAAGAGGATCTCTTTGATTGATTTGGCCTGGTCTTCATTCGGATCGGTGAGGTGCGCCTCTCCGCGGTATTCCTCGACCGGAGGCAGACCGATGGATTGGGGCGTATCGCGCAGACGCCAGATGAGAAAGAATGACACCGCTATTGCTATAACGGCCGGAACGTAGAATGCCGATCTCCAGCCGAAATTGGTGACAAGCCATCCCGCAAAGATGAGTATCCCGGCCCCGCCGATCTGGTGGGCCGTGCTCTGTATCCCCCATTTTGTGCCGAGCTCTGTGGGGCTGTACCAGTGGGTCAAAAGCCTCACCGAGGCCGGCATCCCCAGCGATTGGAACCAGCCGTTGAGGATCCAGAAAATGCCGAATGCGATGAGGCCCGAGCTCAGGCCGAACATGATGTTGACGATCGCGGCGGCCATGAGGCCTAACGCGAGCATGTAACGGGCGTTGGCGCGATCCGCGATCACTCCGTTCGCGAACTTGCCTACGCCGTAGACTATTGAGAAGAGGGTGAGGATTATGCCGAGGTCCGTCTTCGTGTATCCCAACTCGTTGAGGAAAGAAGGCATTGCCATCGAGAAGTTTTTTCTTACGAAGTAGTAGACCGCATAGCCTATCACGAGCGACGTGATCGTCTGCCAGCGCCAGTATCGATAGATTTTTTTGATTTTTGCCGGGTCTTTGATCGGTTCTGCGTGCGGCGCCACCTTGAGGAAAGAGAGGGTAGAGGCCATTTCGATCTCCTTATTGCGGGGAACTCGGTTTTTGGAAAAAGCCTGGTATCTATCTCGTACAATGAGGAGATAATCAAGGTCTTAATATGTTGTAGGGAGGGCGTCTATTTCTGCGCTGCAAG from bacterium encodes:
- a CDS encoding glycosyltransferase; the protein is MDGKDLQREFLQSKRPHILMVTNHGTHTWEIRSGLTDTGGQNQYVRSLSDALVRLGYRVTTYNRGGYPDPVSGRPQTGSRYKDAHSRIVYLEGGGSGFIRKEDLTREIISEEVDFAQHLMAAELIPVDLIISHYWDGALLAQILREKLSLKAKHIWVPHSVGTLKRENFKGKPAEVVAPLRFDERIAFEREVIAKADAVASTSGDITMHLAKNYDRPPELFLPPCIDTDMIRPIDDISGCSGIYDFLRDTDPKTGSKARGRRCILEMSRTDRTKRKDIVLKAFAAALKGDPNLMLLLRINQKAKEIYPELDALANSLGIREDVVYVGMVPDDLMSQLYAISTVYLSPSEMEGFGMSVQEAAACRKPTISSSLIPFAVEFLAKEGEDETITTSEGSVKVRWGKGGVIVPAGNTEGFAYALKALLNDKDRRDKIARTAYDITIPHFTWDNMTRKLLTNVGMKL
- a CDS encoding MFS transporter, encoding MASTLSFLKVAPHAEPIKDPAKIKKIYRYWRWQTITSLVIGYAVYYFVRKNFSMAMPSFLNELGYTKTDLGIILTLFSIVYGVGKFANGVIADRANARYMLALGLMAAAIVNIMFGLSSGLIAFGIFWILNGWFQSLGMPASVRLLTHWYSPTELGTKWGIQSTAHQIGGAGILIFAGWLVTNFGWRSAFYVPAVIAIAVSFFLIWRLRDTPQSIGLPPVEEYRGEAHLTDPNEDQAKSIKEILFKHVLNNRLIWTIAVANIFVYIVRIGIMDWAPTFLVEARGSTLAAAGIKTAAFELAGIGGAIGMGWASDFFFKGRRGPLATVSMFLLAGSISLLWLIPNNSHILEAAVLIASGVLVYGPQLLVPVAAADFASKKAAATATGLTGAFGYLGSALAGVGTGLIADKWGWNGGFIFFIIASILGGFCFMLTWNRRAPQLERYHNSKKKKS
- a CDS encoding mannose-1-phosphate guanylyltransferase codes for the protein MKVMNNIYAIILAGGEGTRFVPYSTPEMPKQFLHITDSGRTMIQQTYDRIRRFVPADRCFVSTNEKYRALVRKQLPDVPNENIIAEPRKKNTAPAIALACHLIHRRDPDAVTLFTPADHYIADDGGAADAFRKAAELAANGDTLVTFGILPTFPSPDYGYIKVGGSFGSTGAFIVSKFVEKPDVETAKKYIGEGKYHWNSGMFVWKAATLIESLKKHMPKMAAQLETLKTDAQGGAEPEWVRKFFDEVEGTSIDYGVMEKAANVTVFPFSVAWSDVGTWKGLADLAKRFRIALPEVVCTHLKEKIGS